Part of the Triticum urartu cultivar G1812 chromosome 2, Tu2.1, whole genome shotgun sequence genome, AGTAGCTGCCAACAAGGATATTTCCTGCAATCGTCTGACGGAACACCTCAACCCCAAGCACATCTGCAATAAGCTCCTCAGTTGCCTGGGGAACCAAACAGGAGATAGTTTAGTTGAAGGTAAGCTAGGAAAGGCACAGGGTCAGCAAACAGACATCACTAGGGATGTATAGGCATACCTTGTCAAGGTCAGGGTGTGTGAGCGCAACATGGTCATTGCAGGATATGCAATTGCCAAGGGCAGACAGCCTTTCATCGATGCGCTGAACAACCACTTGATCAGGTATGCAGTTCCTCAGATGCTGAAGCTCTAGAAAATTTTGAAATCCCATAAACATAATAAGCATCACGAAAATCATAATATCACTTGCCTACAGAAATCATGCCTCTCTAGTTGCAAGATTTCTAAGAACTGATACATTACAAGTGCCTGAAGAAACCAGCCTCTATATACATACCAAATCTCTAAGCAACTTCTATGTAATTCCAATAGTATCAACAGTCCTGAAGTACTAAAATCAACTTGAAAGTGCATGCTGGCAGAAAGCAACTTCGTATTCAAAGCATATTAAACCATAAGAGCACTGTGCAGTACGTAACAAGTCAACAACACACAAGACATAACAGAATTATGCAAACAATTGCATCGTAGATTGAGGTACTGTAACAGAGTACCTTGATCAGTGGTTGTGTGTGGCAAGAGAAGTCCATTCTTGTTTCCTGGGGTCATCAAGGTGGTGGTAAGTACACTACAAGTGAGTGAATAGCTCAAATGACTGAATATAAGTTCAAATGCTAACCAACGCAGAGGCGACCAATTATTCTAGTGCCACCGATAGAGGTCTTGACCACAGGAATGACATCTGCAAGCTCAGACTCAAATGTACTGCATAGGTATTCAAAAGATCAATCAGTTAGAGCTGGTTATTCCTCTGCTTCCACCAAAAGTCCAAAGAGCTAAACCAAAGAAAACATCCATTGCTAACCTGTAGAAATTCTCTGATCCTCCAATTGCAACCAGACAGTAGGCATTTGTGAGCTTGGAGAAAACACCAACTTCACAGTTGTTCTCAAACTGGATACCTACAGAAACCACATAGCAAAGAACAAGGTCAAAACCCAAAGGCTACAAGAAGCAGAGTTGCCACAAACAGTACAGCAACTCAGACTAGAAGGGTAATGACTTGTACTGAAAAATCACATAGGAACTTCTAACACTTATCACAGGCACAAGAGCATCCACTTGGAGGTGTACCACATGATTAAACATCACGATTTCATATTCTCAGAGCACAACAGCACCACTTGTATATGAAATGGGGATGTGGTTAACTTAACTGCAATCTCTCATCAGAGTGCGCAACAAACAGCTGCTCATCACAAACTCAAAGCTAATCTAAACATTAATTCGAACTCTAAATCCTAGATACCgaagaataaatcatatccagaCAGTTGAGAATCCTTTCGAAAGGACCAACCTACAACATCTCTAATATGCTGCCTAAATACCAACTGTTCTCAACATCTAGCCACGAAATCGACACTCCATAACATCCCCTAAACGCGCACCGCAGCCGCGGCGACCAACCAATCAGTCAATCCGAACAGTGAAAAAACCGAGAGGATTCGACAGCCACAGCCGCCCCTTCCGATGCCACTGAATTCGTGGGGGACAAAACTCGCACTGGAGAAAGGGACGGGGAGCTTACGGGTCGCCATGGTCGATTCCTCTTCTTCGCCTCAGCCGCTTCTCGTCTGCAGCAGCAAGCGCGCACCTGCAGATCAAACGCGCGGATGATTCAGCGAGCGGCCGGGCAGGGGAGAGGGATCGCTGGTGCGGGAGAAGGAAGCGGGCGGCGAACCGGGAGGGGGCGGGGGCCGGGGGGCGGTGGCCGCTGCGGTGGGAGCTAGGGTTTGGGAGCTCGACTTCCGAGAGAATGGGGAACGGGGGGGAGAGCCGTGGCAGCGTGGTATATGAGCACGGGCCGCTAGGAGAGACGGCGGCGGCATTGTGTGGGCCGGACGGGCTGGTCCTGTTAGGTCGAGACGTCACAGCCGGCCCGTGCTGATGCTATGGCCCGAGGCTCTCATTCGTGTGTACGGCCCACCCATCGCCGTTGGGCTTCTCTCACTGCGAaatgtttttttttgaaacttagtTCGACTTTATTCAGTCATAAAAGGCAGGGATTTCTATCTGCAAAATACATTCTGGAGGATCATGCACCCAGACCATACTACGATTATTCGCTACTCCTTCCTTTGCTAGTAAATGCGCAGCTCCATTGGCTGTCCTCCGAACCCATGTCACCTTCCATTCCGGCGTCGCTAGCAGATTTTTCACCTCCTTAATCATTGGCCCCAACGTGGAAAGATCATCATTTTCACTCGGCAGCTTCCGTGCCACATCTTGGCAGTCCATCTCAATATGTACCTTTGCAAGGTTAAGATCTCCAGCCATCTGGGCAGCTCTCCTGCATGCTTGAAGCTCCGCCAATGCTGGATCACCACCATTAGGGTAGCTCTGACACGCCGCAGCAATGAAGGCTCTGTCTGCATTCCGgaaaaccccccccccccccccgcgtccCCCTTCTCTCCTTCTTTGGTAGTTGCACCATCAACATTAGCCTTAATCCAGCCATGATCAGGAGCGCTCCACTTCTGTATTGGTATAGATCGAGGGGTCTTGCTGTCCTTACCATGCACCTGCTGCCACTCCTCCATGAGCCTCTTGATCATCGTAACCATGTCACTCGCCTCCTCGATCCTCGTCCCTTCACGTGTGTTGTTTCTTGCCATCCACGGCGCATACAGGCCCTGCACCGTGATCGCTCGGGCATCGTCCAACGCATCACCAAACCAGGACATGAGCCATTGGGATAGTGCACTCTGGGAACGAACTGACTCCGGCGGGATCGCCACTGGTGTTCCCAACTCCGAGCACACCAAGGTCCAGAATTTTGCTGAATGAGGGCATTGCCAAAACATGTGTAAGTTTGTCTCCTCCCTTCCACACACAACACAAAACACTCCCGGTTTGATCTTGCGCCTATGCAACTTCGAGCCCACCGCAAGCCCATTACGGATCAGACGCCACGTGTGGATCTTCATCCTGCCCGGCGCCACTGTATCCCATAGATTCATCCATGCTTTATGGCTCGCTCCCGATGAAGAGGACCCAGGATTCCCGCTTTTAGCCTTCCTCAGCGCCATACCAAGATGGTAAGCTGATCTGACCGTGAACTCCCCGTTCTTCGTATAATTCCAAGCGAGATAATCCTCCACCATCGGCCCCCCTACTGTTATCTTCCTGATATCGCATGCTTCACCGGGAGGAAACATATGTTGCACCTTCGCCATATCCCAGCCCGTGCCCGTTGCATTCAGCAGGTCACCAACTCTAGTTATACCCGGGACAAAAACCTGGCCAGTGGCTTCAGGCTGCCCTTCCGCGGGATCCAGTTATCGTGGTGAATCCGGATTCTGGATCCATCACCAATGCGCCAAATAAGCCCTTCTAACAGCAGTTCCCGATCGTGAATTATGCTCCTGGATGTAAAGGACCCCCCCCCCACTCGGACAAGTAGCATTAAAAATAGAGCTATCTGGGTAATATCTAGCTTTGAGTACTCTTGCGCACAAAGAGTTTGGCACCTGAAGCAACCTCCAAGCTTATTTTGCAAGCAAGGCTTGGTTAAACATTTCCGGGTCCCTGAATCCAAGCCCCCCTTCTTTCTTCCTCGTGCACATCTTATCCCATGCAATCCAGTGTACTCTCTTCTCACCGTTCTCCTCACCCCACCAGAAGTTTGAAGATATAGATGACAGGTTCCTGCACATTTTCTTAGTGAGTTGAAAACAGCTCATGGTGAGAGTTGGAGTAGACTGAAGCCCTGACTTGATCAAAACCTCCCTGGCCATCTTGGTTAGTCCTTGTCCCTTCCAACC contains:
- the LOC125536076 gene encoding eukaryotic translation initiation factor 6-2, which gives rise to MATRIQFENNCEVGVFSKLTNAYCLVAIGGSENFYSTFESELADVIPVVKTSIGGTRIIGRLCVGNKNGLLLPHTTTDQELQHLRNCIPDQVVVQRIDERLSALGNCISCNDHVALTHPDLDKATEELIADVLGVEVFRQTIAGNILVGSYCAFSNRGGLVHPHTSIEDLDELSTLLQVPLVAGTVNRGSEVIAAGMTVNDWTAFCGSDTTATELSVIESVFKLREGQPTAIVDDMRKSLIDSYV